The segment AATTTGATTTAAGCTTAATAAAATATGAATCCAAAGATaaagaacaaatatattcaaataaataaTATTGAAATTAAGACATGTAATCTAATACAATTTATAAAACATAAAATCATATTTAAGTAGTTATAAGCAAAATAGATAAAATACACAGATATATAATTTTCACAAGtctataataatttaaaataataataagttAGTAGATAAAAGAGGGGGGCTAAAATTTTAGATTTAACATTTGCATCATTAAAGTAGACTAAATCAATCTTTGGTGGCTTTGCTTCCTAGTGAAGTTTTAAAACAAATTGTGGTCCACATGAATTAACTACGAAAAGCCCACTAATAAAGTCTTAGTTGGACCTTTTGGCACAACAAGCAAAAACCCCTCACACGTGTATTAACAACATCCCCAACAAAAGAAGCCCCACTCAACTTTTTCCTTTCGTCACATCAAAAAGTACTCTGATTTAAGCCCCCAGTTTAATGAATCCTGTCGTTTAAGCCTACGATTCCGTTGCCATGTGACCGGCCGCTTCAGCTCACACTCCTCGACAATTCTTTTCTTTCTGCGTTTGTTCATTCTTCTACCTTCTTGTCTTACGCAGATTGTTTTTAGACTGTTTGAGTTTTCAGCCTTGTTTACCTTGGTTTTGGATCCCTGCACTCACTATTCTCACATTTCCATAGCTTTTAGAATCATTTGCAGTAGTTTGCTTGCATCTCAAAACGTTAAATTGAGTTTTTTTCCGCCGCAATCCGCTCAGCATTGGCATACTTACGGGTTTTACCTGCCGGAGATATCAGACGGGTAGTTTCAAGCATTGCAGATTATCATTCAGGCTAACCGTAAACATCCGGTACGTAATTTCTGTTTTCTGTCACGATTTAGCGGCCGCTGCGTAAGAATTGTACGTTTTTGCCGCCATTTCGAGCCATTGCTGTATTGAATCACGCCATATGTCATTGTAATTGCTGCAGCCTGTTGACTGTTTCCATCTATATTCTTAGGTCGTTATTTTGCTACAATTTGGTTAGGTTTCTTATACAGAGTCTCTGCAAAATCCCAGTcagtgaaaaaaaaataaaaaaataaaaaatacaaaaaaaatcggcATAATTTTTATGGTCACGCGTGTCTCCATTGTCCTAGTATTTTCCCATACGTTTATGTCCATCCGTTTCTTTGTTTTTACATTTTAAGTTTCTCCAGTCTGCGTGAATCCTTATTAGGGTTTTCGTGAGTATTGTATTTTCCTGTTTTCCGTAGTATTTTCTTCAATTTACCTGGAATTTAGGCTGTCTATCGCATTAgtctaaaaaaaaaacaaaaaaccgtTTTCCGAGTTTTTACAAAAGTTTCAATCAAGACATCTTCTCCCAGATTTGAGTTTGACGTACAATAATCTTATAATTGTGATCGTACTGTCCGAGTTGTGTCCACAAATTTGCATTACTGGAACTGCTAGTATCATAGTCCTTGGTGCTCTGCCTACTTTACAATTTAATTAAGAAAGTAGGATACCATTTCTTTAGTGTTACTAGATCAAAATTATCACAGTCTGCTGCAATTCTATCCTTTAGTGCAAGCCAGTTTTGCAAGGAGGCCGGTAATAGTCTTTTCTCTGCATATCAAATCAAAATTCAGAAGATTTCCCTAAGAAGATTTTTTTTGAGATTGTCACTCTGTCTTCTATTTTCTATCCCTGATCACGGAAAACAGTGATAAAGGTGCCAAGTCTACATTTTATAATAAGGAACGTTCTGTGTGTCAGACCTCCACACTACGCTAGTTCTAAGGTTTGTGGTGAAAGATTTGATTGTGTGCTTGTAATCTGAAGAAGGATGGCGTCTGATCTTCTTCCATATGCTTTATTTGGGGGAAATGTGTCAGAAAATGTGGCTGTTTCAAAAGTAGCTGAAGGAAACGATCGTAACTATGCAAGTCCCAATATCTGGAAATTGGATCAGGGCATTGATGTTGACAGCGCCAAACAAGAGGTTGCAGATATTTCTGATGATTGGATTGCAAATTGTAATACTTACCAATGGTCTGCTGGACAAGGAGAGATCCTTCAAGGAGATTGGGTTCTTAATGACAAAAGGTCTATGTCACTCGCCCCCAAGGAAGTGTGTAAAGATAATGAGAATATGAAGGTTGGTGATCTGGATATACCTGGATCGGGACAAAGGGGATTCTCTAGGGAAACCAGAGTCAGGGAAATGGACTTGAAAACCGCATTCACATCTATTACTGAGTGGTTTGATGATTTTGCAGTGGATTCTGAGGAGCTAGATGCTGCTGCACAAATAGAGAGCCAGAATAGACAGTTTGATATGAAATATTTGCTGGCTGGGTTGTGGGAAATTGGTCATTACAATTTAGAGGATATATGCACTTCAGTGGGGAAGCCAGGAAATATAGTGAGAGAAGATAATGTGCTGTTTGCAGAATGGGGTGTGTCCAATTCATTTCGGAAGAGCTCTAAAGAACAGGTAGAAAATCAAAGATTATTGGGATGCAATGATTACAGGGCAAATGCAAATGCTAGTATACCCAAGGACAAAGCAAATCAGGAGAAGCAGAAAATTCTAGCACCTTCGTGGAATGCTATGGATATTATGTTGGATTTTCATGTTCCTGAAAATCACAAAGAAAATCTTAAAGAGCATGGAGAATACTTTGGGACAAAGCTAGGGAGTAACTTGAATAGAATGCCAACGAGGATTGGTAATTTGGCATGTGAAGCAGCTACTATGGAAAAAGGAATCTTTCCTCTAGGAGAGGAAGAAAATGACATTATATCAAAGCTAGCAGGTGACGGGCAGTGGCTTGAGCACATTTTTGGTATTGGGACTGTGTTAGAGGGAACAAATATAGTGCCAAAATTTATCAATCCTTATTCAGGTGACTTGCATTTGGTAAAGGAGAATAGTTTGACCGAAGTACATCAAAGGTGCCAGAAAGTAGACATTGCAGAACATACAGCGTGCAGTCCAGGTATGGCCTTCACTGATGGCAACAATAGTGAGGAAAAAGGGATATGGTTTGGTGAGTTTAAGAATTGTAGTGATCGAGAGGTTTCTGGAGGTTTGCCTCATGAGGCAATTTTCTTCACTCTTGCTTATCTTCCTTTGCAAGATCTTTTATCAGTTGAGAGGGTTTGTAAATCTCTTAGAGCTGCGGTGAAAAATGATGAACTTCTCTGGCGGCATCTGCATGTGGAGCATCCTTTAAGCAAGAAGTTTACAAATGACTCCCTCATACAGCTTTCATCAAGGGCTCAAGGTCATTTGCAGTGTCTGAGTTTAGTGGAATGTTTGAGGGTTACTGATGAAGGACTGAAAGTAGTTCTGGATAGTAACCCTAACCTTACAAAGGTTAGTAACAattataatgaatttttttttgcttgAGAAGTGAATTGAAAATAATTTATGCTTGAGATTGTCTTTGTATCTGTTTCATTCCCTTTCTTGATGCTTTCTTGCTTCACTGTAAGCATTAAGTACATTTTAATTATGTTTTGACTATGCAGTAATACATGGAAATATTCTAATCTTCTAATTTTACTGTCTACATTGTTATGGGTCAGTTAGTTGGATTTGTGCCACTTATATTATTTATATATCCTCCAATAAATGATATATCTTACTATAGCGTATAGACAGTCAAATTCCTATAATAAGTTTGCATTTTATAATTTTATTCCTTTCAGCCTTTCACAATAGAGATtacctatgttaccccgagtttccgggatggGGGGACGGGGAAACGGGTTTCTGGGACTTTTTTTTTTCCTAGAGCaggggacacacacacacacacacacatatatatatataaaccactTAAACTAGACAAACTGTGTCTGTCACAATACATTTTTATATAGCAGATAAGTTTCTGATCTTGGTCTTCTTAATATTATAATGGCTATAAGGTTCTTTCAATATTGGCCAAAACTAACATGCTGAGCATAAAGGGCAAGCTGCACTTCAAACTAGagtaataaatttttatccctgtTATCTGCATTACCATAAAATCATGAACAAAAGCTGCAATTTATCttaatcttttaaagaatttttcttGGAAATTTCAGCACGCAGCACTTGAAACTAGAGTTATAAATTTTTATCTGAGTCATCCGCATTACCATAAAACCATGAACAGAAGCTGCAGTTCGTATTTTTTTCTTAGGAATTTCATATGTAATAATTTCAAGTAATTCAAAAGACCTCTGCTAGGGGATTTCACATGTAATAAACCAaagtaaataataaaaatttaatcgCTTTCAGAGTTTCAGTTTCTTTTGATATTAtgtaataattattaaaaataaaaaattttaattgctttctttaatTTTTAATTGCAGCTAATGGGGaatgaaaaataatttattaatttttataaaaaaaattgttttttaattgtGCCTACCGCCAGAAACGGTCAGCCGTCCCTGGGACGGTCAGGGGATGGCTTGGGCGTCCCCAATTGTCTTGGGGACGGTCAACGGTCCCCCCCAAAAAGGTTGACTGTTTCCAAGTCTCCGGGATGGTTTCCAAAAATTTTTGGAAGTCGGGGACGGCTTGGAAATGTTTCCGGTCATCCCCAAGTCCCTAAAACGGTTTCCGTTTCCGGAATGTGTGCCTATAGGCCGAAAACGCATTTCCGGGTATcactgattttgatgatttgataggTGATCTTAGGGCTTTTGGGCATTCTAAGTGCGATGGTGATGTTGGTTTTGCTCCAAAGTGCCTAGATTTTTAGCTGGTCCCCAAATTTTGCCTCGATTTTCATGCCTTGTACAAAATTGACTTATAATTTCAATTGCTTAGATTTTGACGAAACAATAGCTGATTTGTAGGTTTTGGGACACTGCAAGCGCATTGGTGAGGTTTGTTTTGCTCCAAAGTTAAGAAAAAAATGCTCACTTCCAGATCCACGCAAGAAGGCAGACCTGCTGACCCTATAATGCTTTTGAGAAAAGAAACCTCAAAACTTGAGAAGGGGTTTGCTGATGTAATTTCCCCTATTAGAACGCTACTTGTTTCACAATAGTTACATACATCATTTAACATCATTATGTCTCATATTAGGTTATTGAGATTAGAAATATATATAATGCAACAAATAACTAATTAATTTTAGGGTTCGCCTCACTTCTTCTCTAACTCTAACCGAAGATGGTGGAATTACTGTGCTAGGGTGCTTGGAAACAGTTTATGagcaggctccctcaaggtttcttAGGAACATATGTTTATGCCCATTTCGGGACTCTCCCTCTAGGGTTCAGAAATATATGTCCTCACCCATCTTGGGATTAACCCATCTAGTGACCAAATTACTCCACCTTTCCCTACACAAACCAACCTATCCTCACAAAGGCATTAGTGAAAGACCAAGGACTAGGCGGAGTATagtaacttctcatgtattatgaatatatatgaaattaagtatgactgtcatacatattgcagtctatattaatattactatgaaattctgcataagaacattatcaggcttcatatattaagcatacatattaagtacatcttcatgcataccaccaagaacaaggatgtcactgcctgtaacttaataacagttctgatctgatctgatcgatggggcttttcactggatgcttttgattcctttccattATATCTCtccatgtgagggagaggtcacacctcttcatcatgtatgccctttggtaagagacacaccctttcaccattagcacccttttaAAACGGGCAActattcattatttctgccctttgaaagggacacaactttTCACAATTAGATCTGtgtttcttatttaaatcagatctgcacttctgattcccaaattatcccccctcaaatgaggttctcttctcccttttatatctcatgtttgagggagtcacacctttctatttcatgtcttttgatcattcattaacttaattaaattttaattatattctttaatttttttattttattattattattatttattattaaattctattttaaagtggggacattacagtctgccccacccaagattgcttgtcctcaagcaatgatcatggagtgttcaaaatgacttccaatatgaaatggctttggaaacacaCATGGAATAAGCATGCTGGAAACATATTAGGTATGAatcaaacatggagcatacacataaaaacacgGAGCATACCCATGGATATATGCAAACATGGAGCACACATGCAAATACTCGTATTGTTAGATTCCTTCTCATTGACTAGAGTGATTCATTGATTCCTCCTTACCCTATAGGATGGTAGGatcatagctttgataccaattgtaatgtccgcTAATAGGATGCTACCTGTTTCCCAATAGTTACGTACATCATTTAACATCATTATGTCTTAAATTAGGTTATTGAGATTAGAAGTatatataatgcaataaataactaattaaattTAGGGTTAGCTCTCACTTCTTCCCTAACCCTAATGGGTAATGGAATTACTATGCTAGGGTGCTTGGAAACAATCTATGAGCGGGATCCCTTAAGGTTTCTTAGGAACATATGTTTATGCCCATCTTGGGACTCTCTCTCAAGGCTTCAgaaatatatgtccttacccatctaGTGACCGAATTACTCTGCCTTTCCCTACACAAACCAACCTATCCTCACAAAGGCATTAGCAAAAGATCAAGGACTAGGCTAtgagtatactaacttctcatgtattaataatatatatgaaattaagtaggACTGTcttacatattgcagtctatattaatattagtatgaaattctgcataagaacattctcaggcttcatatattaagcaatCTAAgtacatccccatgcataccaccaagaacaacattgcctgtaacttaataacagttctgatctgatctgatcgatggttcTTCTCACTGGATGCTCTCGATTCCTTTCCTTAATATCTCtccatgtgagggagaggtcacaccttcttcatcatgtatgccgtttggtaagagacacaccctttgaaagagtgcaactcttcattatttctgccctttgaaagggacacgacCTTTCACaattagatctgcacttcttatttaaatcagatgtgcacttctgattcccaaattatcttcCCTGAAATGAGGTTCTCTTGTcctttttatatctcatgtttgagggagtcacaacttttcatttcatgtcttttgaccattcattaacttaattaaattttaattatatttaattaaactcttttatattttaatttaatatttaatattttaatttcattattattattatttattatttaattctattttaaagtggggacattacagctgaatctttgctctgataccatgttgaattttgcaacacaagcctacaagatcaaacaacaaacaagacACCTTCAACAAATGAGAGTAGCAAGAAAGATATGCTAGATtcctcaaaagcaaagattatagAATTACTAAAACAATGCATAATGATttgctttatagaaagcaagagatgccctaatcTATAGTTAGGAGAACAATAAAATAGCATGAAGGAGGTAAATAAAGCTCTACTAAAACTCAACTAAAGATACACTAAGGGAACTTCAATTATTAAAGCACAACTCTAAATAAAATGCTCTAACAGTACCATTAATGTCCCATATTGGGACGGATTGGTAAATGCTTTAACCATTGTTGGAGTAGGGTTTAAGAAACTGACTTCATGTGAGTTTAGTAGTCCATTGTTAGAGGAAGTCATTAAAAATACATGACTAGTAGTAGAAGGTCGATGGAGAAGATGGCATAAAACATTTTATTGGATGGCTGGTCAAATGGTAAGAATAGGGCGCTGATAAACTTTTTAGTGGCTTCGAGTGGCACATTGGTGTTCTTGAAGTCTACAAATGCCTTTGACCAAGTCAAGAATGCTGAGACGTTGTGCATTTTGTTGGAGGGGGTGATCTAGTTGTTTGTGGTAGAGAATATTGTCCAAATTGTTTGTCATTGTAGGGAGACTTATGTAAGAAAGGCATTTCATCATTTGTTGGAGCTCTTGTGCTACCTTCTGCTTGGATTTAATACTTGAGAACATTGGGAACATTGGATACACAAAAAATATGGTGGAATATGTTAGAAACATTACAAAATTTATCTGCAATCATATTTGGGGTCCCTAGTTTGATGAGAAAGCAAACGAAAGATAAGGAGGTTGTGCAATTAGGGGTGACACAATTTGCCACAAACTTTATCTTTTTGTAGAGCATCGTAGGGGAAATACCTTCTCTCAAGTAGATGTTTGTGACTTTGTGAGAAATATGTGTTAGACTCTCCATAACCAAAAGATTGGAAAGGGAGATGACCATAAAGGCAGTTTTGATGAGGTTTTAACAAAGATTTTGGAAGATTTTGTGTAATATATCAACAAGTTATCTTTGTAAGGCCATTCCACATTTTCATGTTGGGAATAATAAGAAATATGAAATCATTTGGTGCATTAGTGATCGTAGATGGATGAACCAACTCCACCAACCAGTGCTTGTGGGTTCTTTAGTCTCCCTAGGTGAAGAAATCGGGGTGAAGGCTTCTATCAAGCGTACCTCCTGCCTTTATATTTAAGAATATACTGAAGTGGATTGATGTCACAACCATTTGTTTCTTAACTTTCTTGGAATGGCTTAATAAATATTGTGACAAAATGTATTTGAGCAACAGTGGTGGAATGTATTGCTTGCTTCACACATTTGAAGTGATATGGGTTTGGATGCATTTTCGTTGGCAACTAAAAGAATCATTCACTATTTTTTATGATAAAAGTCCTTATCACTTTCATTGTCAAGGACAAGTTCAACCGTTATGTGTTTGACTTGACAAATATGATTGATCAAAGTATGACTTGAATAAGTATGCTTCTTGTAAAAACTGTCTAAGATTTTTTCAATCAATGTTGCAGATTaaactccgtgatccatcatcaggatgaggcAAGCATGTTTTGTGTTCTATAATAGATGTTTAAGTTAGATAGATCTTGGTTGAGATTCTACAATCATGTTAcacaattattaaaaatataattcatAAAATCCATTATTTCTACTAGGGTTAAAGATCAAATGACATAGGGCACATATATATTCATAATCatcttaatttaaataaatcagatATTATCAATAATTCATTATTGCAGTTCAACCATAACAGGGCAGGCATGAGGAGACATGATAGGGTGCTCAAAGCAATCCTCACACTAAGCTCAAGAGCAGATATACCATCCCCCTTGGCCCCATGTGGTATGCCGCCAGCCATCCAACATGAGGTGGCATACGCAGTGGGGAAGCTTATTTCTGCCCTCCCTATTCGTGCCACCTGATTTACCCTCCTATGATTGAGATTATTTAAATTTGTTCCAACTATCAACCATGATAGAGGTTGGAGGGGAAACCACGATAGGGTGCCCAGAGTATCCCTCTCATCTAAGCCCAAGGGCGGGATATACCTTGCCCCCTTGGCCCCATGTGGCAGGCTTCCAGACACCCATCATGAGGTGGTGTACTT is part of the Cryptomeria japonica chromosome 10, Sugi_1.0, whole genome shotgun sequence genome and harbors:
- the LOC131052413 gene encoding uncharacterized protein LOC131052413 produces the protein MASDLLPYALFGGNVSENVAVSKVAEGNDRNYASPNIWKLDQGIDVDSAKQEVADISDDWIANCNTYQWSAGQGEILQGDWVLNDKRSMSLAPKEVCKDNENMKVGDLDIPGSGQRGFSRETRVREMDLKTAFTSITEWFDDFAVDSEELDAAAQIESQNRQFDMKYLLAGLWEIGHYNLEDICTSVGKPGNIVREDNVLFAEWGVSNSFRKSSKEQVENQRLLGCNDYRANANASIPKDKANQEKQKILAPSWNAMDIMLDFHVPENHKENLKEHGEYFGTKLGSNLNRMPTRIGNLACEAATMEKGIFPLGEEENDIISKLAGDGQWLEHIFGIGTVLEGTNIVPKFINPYSGDLHLVKENSLTEVHQRCQKVDIAEHTACSPGMAFTDGNNSEEKGIWFGEFKNCSDREVSGGLPHEAIFFTLAYLPLQDLLSVERVCKSLRAAVKNDELLWRHLHVEHPLSKKFTNDSLIQLSSRAQGHLQCLSLVECLRVTDEGLKVVLDSNPNLTKLCLPGCTRVSAEGIVQIVKDHTENNRNGMSGLKHLRIRGLYGLTKDHLDNLKSSVNGGFQQQTGPVKPQFYHNGHYSFTYDDDRSIDVEVCPKCDNARLVYDCTRERCQQRKDHKLQQCRGCIFCIARCEECGRCIDDNEYEETFCLDLLCSSCWLQLPKCLECNRPGCGRHADHFMRKPDTTFVCGDCRGVSAGNLGPDFHGFA